The following coding sequences are from one Granulicella sp. L56 window:
- a CDS encoding nuclear transport factor 2 family protein: protein MTTLTITKTAPPEWLLAFWKEIDDKTFGKGFDCFVEDATCRLGVAEWNGREQIRESLRAFIDTGFTAHHDVTEYWDGGSIKIFRGIVTMRPDDSSQKTVKPVMTHFFYMDEADPSKVRSWVGSVGPVQF, encoded by the coding sequence ATGACGACACTGACCATTACGAAGACCGCACCGCCGGAGTGGCTGCTGGCTTTCTGGAAAGAAATCGATGACAAAACCTTTGGCAAAGGCTTTGACTGTTTTGTGGAGGACGCTACCTGCCGCCTTGGCGTTGCGGAATGGAATGGCCGCGAGCAGATTCGCGAGAGCCTGCGCGCATTTATCGATACGGGCTTCACCGCACATCACGATGTGACCGAATACTGGGATGGCGGCTCGATCAAAATCTTTCGCGGCATCGTCACCATGAGACCCGATGACAGCAGCCAGAAGACGGTGAAGCCTGTGATGACGCATTTCTTTTACATGGACGAGGCAGATCCCTCGAAGGTCCGTAGCTGGGTTGGATCGGTAGGCCCTGTCCAGTTTTGA
- a CDS encoding helix-turn-helix domain-containing protein has product MNSSNQMTQQTEHALGELLRYWRQQRGKSQLDLSLDAGVSQRHISFVESGRSVPSRELLLSLAKTLDVPLREQNALLLASGYAPVFVESKWDAPEMTVVARAIDRMLAQHEPHPALLMDRYWNVLKTNEAAPRFFGSFVDLSARKSPRNILHLMFDPEGMRPFIEDWEDLASGLLQRVQREAIGHVTDRKTIELLDALKKYPGVKELSVTRKSQAPVLSMTFVKNGKRSSYFSMVSTIGLPQDITAQEFRLECLFPVE; this is encoded by the coding sequence ATGAATTCCTCAAACCAGATGACACAGCAGACAGAGCATGCGTTGGGGGAGCTGCTTCGCTACTGGAGACAGCAGCGAGGAAAGAGCCAGCTCGATCTATCGCTCGATGCCGGAGTTTCGCAACGCCATATCAGTTTTGTGGAAAGCGGCCGCAGTGTTCCCAGCAGGGAGTTGTTGTTGAGTCTGGCGAAGACGCTGGACGTTCCTCTTCGCGAACAGAACGCTCTTTTGCTTGCGTCTGGATACGCTCCGGTGTTCGTCGAAAGCAAGTGGGACGCGCCGGAGATGACCGTCGTCGCGAGGGCGATCGATCGCATGTTGGCGCAGCATGAACCGCACCCGGCCCTGTTGATGGATCGCTACTGGAACGTACTGAAGACGAACGAAGCCGCACCACGTTTTTTTGGTTCGTTCGTGGATCTGTCGGCTCGGAAAAGCCCGCGAAATATTCTTCATCTGATGTTCGATCCAGAGGGGATGCGGCCTTTTATCGAAGATTGGGAAGATCTGGCTTCGGGCCTGTTACAGCGGGTGCAACGAGAAGCTATAGGTCACGTCACCGATAGGAAAACGATCGAATTGCTGGACGCCTTGAAGAAATATCCCGGAGTGAAAGAACTGAGCGTGACCCGGAAGAGTCAAGCTCCGGTGTTGTCGATGACCTTCGTAAAAAACGGCAAGAGGTCTTCGTATTTTTCTATGGTCTCGACGATTGGCTTACCGCAAGATATTACGGCGCAGGAGTTTCGGTTGGAATGCTTGTTTCCTGTAGAGTGA
- a CDS encoding esterase family protein produces the protein MKEQVRNHVNRKLSESDGAPAEPAGAVSGEFVTETFEYDGGRQVTVYVPPDTPEAIVFAADGQGISKWGRLLEQADVPSTMIVGVHRLTDETLRLHEYSPGFEPERFAAHEKFFVEDVRRWTESRFGVALPTERTAVFGVSAGAELALALGLRHPHIYGAVFCASPGGGYKPPGVMPSSLPRTYLVAGTQEPFFLENARRWADALRDADADVVMNERAGSHGGAFWREEFPLMVAWAFG, from the coding sequence ATGAAGGAGCAAGTACGCAATCACGTCAACCGCAAGCTAAGTGAGTCCGACGGAGCGCCCGCCGAGCCCGCCGGGGCAGTCTCGGGAGAGTTTGTCACTGAGACGTTCGAGTACGACGGTGGACGGCAGGTCACGGTATACGTTCCACCGGACACGCCCGAAGCAATCGTCTTCGCCGCCGACGGTCAGGGAATCTCGAAGTGGGGCCGGTTGCTTGAGCAGGCCGACGTACCGTCCACAATGATCGTCGGTGTACATAGGCTGACCGATGAGACGCTGCGGCTCCATGAGTACTCCCCGGGGTTCGAGCCGGAGCGGTTCGCGGCACACGAGAAGTTCTTCGTCGAGGACGTTCGCCGCTGGACGGAGTCGCGGTTTGGCGTGGCGCTGCCCACTGAACGTACCGCAGTATTCGGCGTCTCGGCGGGTGCAGAGCTGGCCCTCGCTCTTGGGCTGCGGCATCCACATATCTACGGTGCGGTCTTCTGCGCCTCGCCTGGCGGCGGTTACAAGCCGCCCGGCGTTATGCCGAGTTCGCTTCCGCGCACATACCTTGTCGCTGGCACACAGGAGCCGTTCTTCCTCGAGAACGCAAGGAGGTGGGCGGACGCGCTGCGCGATGCAGATGCGGATGTCGTTATGAATGAGCGAGCTGGATCGCACGGTGGAGCATTCTGGAGAGAAGAGTTCCCGCTGATGGTGGCCTGGGCATTCGGGTGA
- a CDS encoding DNA-directed RNA polymerase subunit omega → MRSELIFRAKETVANKYKLCQTASKATRRLHISSRNTPHTINDAFVRIADGSDLPLSVELIPLSS, encoded by the coding sequence GTGCGCTCAGAACTAATTTTTCGTGCCAAAGAGACTGTTGCCAACAAGTACAAGCTCTGCCAGACAGCCTCCAAAGCCACCCGGCGGCTCCATATTTCCTCGCGAAACACACCGCACACGATCAACGATGCCTTTGTGCGGATCGCCGATGGCTCTGACCTTCCCCTCTCTGTCGAATTGATTCCATTGTCGTCGTAG
- a CDS encoding VCBS repeat-containing protein, which translates to MFRTAFRHSSGVFLLVAIAAVAGLAPTPAWAVKPASTLPAVAPAASASTPAPDSDDDDQVSQRMVIGDFNHDGVADMAEAVPAATGTAVLTISLGQADGSFKQLASMPLPGRNPMDIVVGDFNQDGIPDLLVGDDDGTLTLFLGDGTGKMISAGAVAHVGSVVSIAVGDFNHDGILDVAVSDWRSSSVAILLGIGKGSLRSAGSFPLRMAGKTPHVTVADFNGDGIPDLAVVYDDDDGGTYDVMLGNGSGAFTFAPSLSLARDPNSHCVT; encoded by the coding sequence ATGTTCCGTACCGCCTTCAGGCATAGCTCAGGCGTCTTTTTGCTTGTGGCTATCGCTGCGGTTGCCGGGCTCGCGCCGACTCCTGCGTGGGCGGTGAAGCCAGCGAGCACCTTGCCTGCTGTGGCGCCGGCTGCCAGCGCTTCGACGCCAGCGCCGGATTCAGACGATGACGACCAAGTTTCACAACGGATGGTGATCGGCGACTTCAACCACGACGGCGTTGCCGATATGGCGGAAGCTGTTCCCGCTGCCACCGGAACGGCAGTTTTGACGATATCGCTGGGGCAGGCAGACGGCTCCTTCAAGCAGTTGGCGTCGATGCCTTTACCGGGGCGCAATCCTATGGATATCGTTGTCGGCGACTTCAACCAGGATGGCATTCCGGACCTGCTGGTAGGAGACGATGACGGAACGCTGACACTATTTCTGGGCGATGGGACGGGGAAGATGATCTCTGCTGGCGCAGTGGCGCATGTGGGCTCTGTGGTGTCGATTGCGGTGGGCGACTTCAACCACGATGGCATTCTGGATGTGGCCGTCTCGGACTGGCGCTCGAGTTCGGTAGCAATACTGCTTGGCATTGGAAAAGGTTCGCTACGGAGTGCAGGATCTTTTCCTCTGCGAATGGCGGGGAAGACTCCTCACGTAACAGTCGCGGACTTCAATGGAGACGGCATTCCTGACCTGGCAGTGGTGTACGACGATGACGATGGGGGCACCTACGACGTGATGCTGGGCAATGGAAGCGGCGCTTTTACGTTTGCGCCCAGTCTGAGCCTGGCGAGAGACCCGAACTCTCATTGCGTTACCTAG
- a CDS encoding DUF2252 domain-containing protein, translating into MTKTLEVKERFALGQERRKQMRRTVHAEWKASERKEHPLKLLAASMRGRVPALVTLKYQRMALSPFGYFRGAVPVMAYDLSLVGNTGILSQLCGDAHVRNLGAYAGPDGRLVFDINDFDESLVGPFEWDVKRMATSLILAGREAGVKGVHCRDAAAVFLERYRYCITAFVRMPLLEVARYQVHRLKNVSPVEGILRLAERATPMHTLSELTEVVKAAGQQKSRVFKTIAPVLTRVKGREAERVVASLELYAESLLRERRHLFSQYRPVDVAFKVVGTGSVGLRDYCVYMEGNGAKDPLFIQIKEEVASAYAPYIGKVNGGKGLSNHRGKYHQGRRAVEGQRAMQMQSDPFLGWTTIDGREYMVRQLNDHKASIQVVDLKAGLLEYANVCGELLARGHARSGDCLMLGGYLGKSSRFDEAVVKFAEAYANQTEKDWHELVQSMKKSGKKAASGKDAS; encoded by the coding sequence ATGACGAAGACGCTTGAAGTAAAAGAGCGGTTTGCCCTGGGACAGGAGCGGCGCAAGCAGATGCGCCGTACCGTCCATGCGGAGTGGAAGGCCAGCGAGCGCAAGGAGCATCCGCTGAAGCTGCTGGCGGCGTCGATGCGCGGCAGGGTTCCGGCGCTGGTGACGCTGAAGTATCAGCGCATGGCGCTTTCTCCCTTTGGATACTTTCGCGGCGCAGTGCCGGTGATGGCGTATGACCTTTCGTTGGTGGGCAATACGGGGATACTGAGCCAACTGTGCGGCGACGCGCATGTGCGCAACCTGGGCGCGTATGCCGGACCGGACGGTCGGCTGGTCTTCGACATCAACGACTTTGACGAGTCGCTGGTGGGGCCGTTCGAGTGGGATGTAAAGCGGATGGCCACCAGCCTGATCCTGGCGGGACGCGAGGCGGGAGTGAAGGGCGTGCATTGCCGTGATGCGGCGGCGGTCTTTCTGGAGCGCTACCGGTATTGCATCACGGCGTTTGTACGGATGCCGTTGCTGGAGGTGGCACGTTATCAGGTGCATCGGCTGAAGAACGTGTCTCCGGTGGAGGGGATTCTGCGGCTGGCGGAGAGGGCGACGCCGATGCATACGCTGTCTGAGTTGACGGAGGTGGTGAAGGCTGCTGGTCAGCAGAAGAGCCGCGTGTTCAAGACCATCGCTCCAGTGCTGACGCGAGTGAAGGGACGAGAGGCGGAACGAGTTGTAGCTTCGCTGGAGCTGTATGCGGAGAGTCTGCTGCGCGAGCGGCGGCATCTCTTCTCGCAGTACAGGCCGGTCGATGTGGCGTTCAAGGTGGTGGGGACGGGATCGGTGGGGCTGCGCGACTACTGCGTTTACATGGAGGGCAATGGCGCGAAAGATCCACTGTTCATCCAGATCAAGGAAGAGGTGGCATCGGCCTATGCGCCTTACATCGGGAAGGTGAATGGGGGCAAGGGGCTATCGAACCATAGGGGGAAATATCACCAGGGCCGTCGCGCGGTGGAGGGTCAGCGCGCGATGCAGATGCAGTCCGATCCTTTTCTGGGATGGACGACGATCGATGGGCGCGAGTATATGGTGCGTCAGCTCAACGATCACAAGGCATCGATTCAGGTAGTGGATTTGAAGGCCGGGCTGCTGGAGTATGCGAACGTGTGTGGAGAGCTGCTGGCGCGGGGCCATGCGCGGTCGGGCGACTGCCTGATGCTGGGAGGATATCTTGGCAAGTCTTCGCGGTTCGATGAGGCCGTCGTAAAGTTTGCAGAGGCCTATGCGAATCAGACAGAGAAGGACTGGCATGAGCTGGTGCAATCGATGAAAAAGTCAGGGAAGAAAGCCGCGAGTGGAAAAGACGCTTCATAA
- a CDS encoding RNA methyltransferase gives MLSQQQLDQVCVVLVRARNPNNIGAVARAMHDFGFRHLRVVNEYAVPFATARSAIDASEVLAGAKEFGSVAEAVADCTLVVGTTAVGERALLHPLHAPPEAAVEIGNALASEGRVALLFGSEKTGLSNDELSHCHWLLTIPMKEHEDVRHPSMNLGHAAAVCLYELVRETGVHRGVGVSVVAEAGEVERLTALLTEVLEQTGYTRRHPANCDEAQIRRLVLRMGVSANDVPVWMGILRQVLWKARGAEAGKE, from the coding sequence GTGCTGAGCCAACAACAACTCGACCAGGTATGCGTGGTGCTGGTGCGGGCGCGCAATCCAAATAACATTGGAGCGGTGGCGCGAGCGATGCACGACTTTGGATTTCGCCATCTGCGCGTGGTGAACGAGTACGCTGTGCCGTTTGCCACAGCGCGTTCCGCCATCGATGCCTCCGAAGTGCTGGCTGGCGCGAAAGAGTTTGGCAGCGTAGCCGAGGCAGTTGCCGACTGCACGCTGGTGGTGGGAACGACGGCGGTGGGTGAGCGGGCCTTGCTGCATCCGCTCCATGCGCCGCCTGAGGCCGCTGTGGAGATTGGTAATGCGCTGGCGAGCGAGGGACGGGTGGCGCTGTTGTTCGGCTCAGAGAAGACAGGGTTGAGCAACGACGAGTTGAGCCATTGTCACTGGCTGTTGACCATTCCCATGAAAGAACATGAGGACGTGCGGCACCCCTCTATGAATTTGGGCCACGCCGCAGCAGTCTGCCTGTATGAGCTGGTGCGCGAGACGGGAGTACATCGTGGAGTGGGCGTTTCGGTTGTGGCCGAGGCCGGGGAAGTAGAGCGGCTGACGGCGTTGCTGACCGAGGTGCTCGAGCAGACGGGCTATACGCGGAGGCATCCTGCGAATTGCGATGAGGCACAGATAAGACGGCTGGTTTTGCGCATGGGTGTGTCGGCGAACGATGTGCCGGTGTGGATGGGGATTCTGCGGCAGGTATTGTGGAAGGCGCGCGGTGCTGAGGCAGGCAAGGAATAG
- a CDS encoding DPP IV N-terminal domain-containing protein — protein sequence MLTGKGWLVVVVGCCLSLSAAAQGRQLTTEDYARAEKFMDYNVNPLVLHTVEHVKFMADGRFWYRDRGVEGAEFEVVDPAHGTKVAAFDREKLAAAMSAAMQGKMVLDARALTITDLALEEGGRVAVVNIDGETMRCELGDTDKCEVVTVPVKDAVAARLFSEGHGVAEADISPDGEKIAFIRDYNLWVRDMTTGKETQLTRDGVKDFGYATDNAGWQQTDSAIVAWSPDSKKIATFQQDQRKDGEMYLVPVTNGHPVLRAWKYPLVGDADVTMIERVIIDVGKRKVIRLKMPPDQHRSTLCDDVSCEPTKTWDDVQWSQDGKHLAFVSTSRDHKQEWLRVADAENGDVRDVMQETVATYFESGNGKVNWKYLPQSNEVLWFSERDNWGQMYLYDLTTGKLKNQITHGDGNVTQVLHVDEKARKIYFLAVGKETGRDPYFSSYYSINFDGTGQKLLAPEDADHAVTSSPDGRYFVDVYSTPTKPQTAVVRDSNGKIISEVAKQDISQLLAAGWAPPTPITVKARDGKADLYGLMFKPTNFDAAKKYPIVNHVYPGPQTGSCGSRSFAAAHHDNESLAELGFVVVCIDGMGTPWRSKAFHDFYDDNLGDDTIPDQIAGMKELATRYSFIDIDRAGIYGHSGGGNATVSAMFHYPDFFKVGIAESGNHDNRDYEDDWAEKWAGLEVKHSDGSSNYDSQANQNYAKNLKGHLLLVHGTMDNNVPMNNTLLVVDALIKANKDFDLLLIPNVAHAYDTANLYMTRRRWDYFVRYLAGDIPPHEYEMKPYVAAQAALALGQ from the coding sequence ATGTTGACTGGCAAGGGTTGGCTGGTAGTCGTGGTTGGATGCTGTCTGTCGCTGAGTGCGGCGGCGCAGGGGAGACAGCTTACGACGGAAGACTATGCGCGCGCGGAAAAATTCATGGACTACAACGTCAATCCGCTGGTGCTCCACACGGTGGAGCATGTGAAGTTTATGGCGGATGGCCGCTTCTGGTATCGGGATCGCGGGGTGGAGGGTGCGGAGTTTGAAGTGGTCGATCCGGCACATGGGACGAAGGTTGCAGCATTCGATCGCGAAAAGCTTGCAGCAGCGATGTCGGCTGCGATGCAGGGAAAGATGGTGCTCGATGCACGCGCTCTGACGATTACTGATCTCGCATTGGAGGAGGGTGGACGCGTCGCGGTTGTGAATATCGATGGCGAGACGATGCGCTGCGAGTTGGGTGATACGGACAAGTGTGAAGTAGTTACAGTGCCGGTGAAGGATGCTGTGGCGGCAAGATTGTTTTCGGAAGGGCATGGTGTAGCCGAGGCCGATATCTCTCCGGATGGAGAGAAGATTGCGTTTATTCGCGACTACAACCTGTGGGTCCGCGATATGACCACGGGCAAAGAGACACAGTTGACCAGGGACGGCGTGAAGGACTTTGGCTACGCGACGGATAATGCGGGATGGCAGCAGACCGATAGCGCTATCGTGGCGTGGTCGCCGGACTCGAAGAAGATTGCGACGTTTCAGCAGGACCAGCGCAAGGACGGCGAGATGTATCTGGTGCCGGTGACGAATGGGCACCCGGTGTTGAGGGCGTGGAAGTATCCGCTGGTGGGCGACGCCGATGTGACGATGATCGAGCGCGTGATTATCGATGTGGGCAAGCGCAAGGTGATCCGGTTGAAGATGCCGCCGGACCAACACCGTTCTACCTTGTGCGATGACGTGAGCTGCGAGCCTACAAAGACCTGGGATGATGTGCAGTGGAGCCAGGACGGAAAGCATCTCGCGTTTGTCTCGACCTCGCGCGATCATAAGCAGGAGTGGCTGCGCGTGGCCGATGCAGAGAACGGCGATGTGCGCGATGTGATGCAGGAGACCGTGGCGACCTACTTCGAGAGCGGCAACGGCAAGGTCAACTGGAAGTATCTGCCACAGTCGAATGAGGTGCTGTGGTTCAGCGAACGCGACAACTGGGGCCAGATGTATCTGTACGACCTGACGACCGGCAAGCTGAAGAACCAGATCACGCATGGCGACGGCAACGTAACGCAGGTGCTGCATGTGGATGAGAAGGCGCGGAAGATTTATTTTCTCGCGGTCGGCAAAGAGACAGGACGCGATCCTTATTTTTCGAGCTACTACAGCATCAACTTTGATGGCACAGGACAGAAGCTATTGGCGCCGGAGGATGCAGACCATGCGGTGACTTCATCGCCCGATGGCCGCTATTTTGTCGATGTGTATTCGACGCCAACAAAGCCGCAGACAGCGGTAGTTCGAGACAGCAATGGCAAGATCATTAGCGAAGTAGCCAAGCAGGATATTTCGCAACTACTGGCTGCGGGTTGGGCTCCACCAACGCCGATTACGGTGAAGGCACGCGATGGCAAGGCCGATCTTTATGGCTTGATGTTCAAGCCGACGAACTTCGATGCAGCAAAAAAATATCCGATTGTGAATCATGTCTATCCGGGGCCGCAGACCGGCTCGTGCGGCAGCCGTAGCTTCGCTGCGGCGCACCACGACAACGAGTCATTGGCAGAGCTTGGGTTTGTGGTGGTGTGTATCGACGGCATGGGAACGCCGTGGCGGTCGAAGGCGTTTCACGATTTCTATGACGACAATCTTGGCGACGACACGATTCCCGATCAGATCGCGGGGATGAAGGAGCTTGCGACTAGATACTCGTTCATCGATATCGACCGCGCGGGCATCTATGGCCACTCGGGCGGCGGCAATGCGACGGTCTCTGCGATGTTTCACTATCCTGATTTCTTCAAGGTAGGCATCGCAGAGAGTGGCAACCATGACAATCGCGACTATGAAGATGACTGGGCAGAGAAGTGGGCGGGGCTTGAGGTAAAGCACAGCGATGGAAGCAGCAACTACGACAGTCAGGCCAATCAGAACTATGCGAAGAATCTGAAGGGGCATCTGCTGCTGGTGCATGGAACGATGGACAACAATGTGCCGATGAATAACACGCTGCTAGTGGTCGATGCGCTCATCAAGGCGAACAAGGATTTCGATCTGCTGTTGATTCCGAATGTGGCGCACGCCTATGACACGGCTAATCTTTATATGACGCGGCGGCGGTGGGATTATTTTGTGCGCTATCTTGCAGGCGATATTCCGCCGCATGAGTACGAGATGAAGCCATATGTTGCGGCGCAGGCGGCGCTTGCCCTTGGGCAGTGA
- a CDS encoding DNA polymerase: MSLPTQPDRFTFLHIDLNSFFASVEQQLHPEYRGRPLAVVPTMADTTCCIAASYEAKELKIKTGTQVGEAKRICPDIVLIEGDHAVYADYSARISKAVELVCPVAHTPSIDEMSCELMGREQEPPRARKIALEIKQSIYKNVGEALRCSIGMAPNRYLAKIASDMQKPDGLIGLLPSQLPRAIAHLELRDLPGVGARTEVRLNTKGIHTMEQLLALDRNGMHKLWDSIWGDRLYHWLRGAESGDDGAPVSTGVQKSLGHSHVMAPEFRSQEGAWAVAHKLLHKAAMRLRMENFYTGSMAVTIRFAMTKEQAARMKTKRHFSGLTHSGWGMEARFRDCRDTLTLLEVLRGIWSQRPQGEDFQRPFFVGVTLRNLIPESEYQAELFTDPNNRAELSATMDKLNLKYGHTTLHFAGMLPARESAPTRIAFTQIPVQYGVDYM; the protein is encoded by the coding sequence ATGTCGCTCCCTACCCAACCCGATCGGTTCACCTTCCTGCACATCGATCTCAACAGCTTCTTCGCGTCGGTCGAGCAGCAGTTGCATCCCGAATATCGCGGCCGCCCGTTGGCAGTCGTACCTACCATGGCGGACACGACCTGCTGCATTGCCGCGAGTTACGAGGCGAAGGAACTTAAGATCAAGACCGGAACTCAGGTCGGCGAAGCCAAGCGAATCTGCCCGGACATTGTGCTGATCGAAGGCGATCACGCGGTCTATGCCGACTACTCGGCACGCATCTCCAAGGCAGTGGAGTTGGTCTGTCCCGTGGCACACACACCCTCGATTGATGAGATGTCCTGCGAGTTAATGGGGCGCGAGCAGGAGCCGCCGCGAGCGAGAAAGATCGCCCTCGAAATCAAGCAATCGATCTACAAAAATGTGGGCGAAGCCCTGCGCTGCTCCATCGGCATGGCTCCCAACCGCTACCTCGCCAAGATCGCAAGCGACATGCAGAAACCCGACGGCCTCATCGGCCTGCTGCCCTCGCAACTGCCCCGCGCCATCGCGCATCTCGAGCTGCGCGACCTGCCCGGCGTCGGTGCAAGGACCGAAGTGCGTCTCAACACCAAGGGCATCCACACCATGGAGCAGTTGCTCGCGCTCGACCGCAACGGCATGCACAAGCTCTGGGACAGCATATGGGGCGATCGCCTCTACCACTGGCTGCGCGGAGCAGAGAGCGGCGACGACGGCGCTCCCGTCTCCACCGGCGTGCAGAAATCGCTGGGTCACTCACACGTCATGGCGCCAGAGTTTCGCTCACAGGAAGGCGCATGGGCCGTCGCCCACAAGCTGCTGCACAAGGCCGCAATGCGCCTCCGCATGGAGAACTTCTACACCGGCTCCATGGCTGTGACGATACGCTTTGCCATGACGAAGGAGCAAGCCGCACGCATGAAGACGAAACGCCACTTCAGCGGCCTCACTCACTCCGGCTGGGGTATGGAGGCACGCTTCCGCGACTGCCGCGACACGCTGACGCTGCTCGAAGTGCTGCGCGGCATCTGGAGCCAGCGTCCACAGGGAGAAGATTTTCAAAGGCCATTCTTCGTCGGGGTCACGCTGCGCAATCTCATTCCCGAGAGCGAATATCAGGCAGAACTCTTCACCGATCCCAACAACCGCGCCGAGCTCTCCGCCACCATGGACAAGCTCAACCTCAAGTACGGTCACACCACGCTGCACTTCGCGGGGATGCTTCCCGCCCGCGAATCCGCGCCGACGCGCATCGCCTTTACGCAGATTCCCGTGCAGTACGGCGTCGATTATATGTAA
- a CDS encoding acyl-CoA carboxylase subunit beta produces MGLPDQSVVPVAKPALHQSKLAELAVRHAIAEEGGGPERRERERKSGKLSARERVEFLLDEGTFEETDKFVTHRATDFGMDTQRVPGDGFITGYGRVQGRVVFVFAQDFTVFGGSLSEANAAKIVKIMDMAMKVGAPIVGLNDSGGARIQEGVVSLAGYTDIFLRNTLASGVVPQISAILGPCAGGAVYSPAITDFTLMTEKTSYMFVTGPDVIKTVTHEDVTKDALGGAVTHNEISGVAHFMAHDDQECLAMVRELLGFLPSNNLDDPPRKATQDDPARADAALDSIIPEESNQPYDMVDVISRVVDDGYFFQVQEHFARNIVVGFARMAGRPVGIVANQPAFLAGVLDINASVKGARFVRFCDAFNIPLITFEDVPGFMPGIQQEHGGIIRHGAKLLYAFAEATVPKLTVITRKAYGGAYCVMSSKHLRTDLNLAWPTAEIAVMGPEGAVNIVYKRELDAVLRRAEAIMPQGVSLSEEQKLEVLAEARKEKVEEFRERFANPYVAAERGYIDAVIRPSETRRRLNSALDMLATKRDKNPAKKHGNIPL; encoded by the coding sequence ATGGGCCTTCCCGATCAGTCTGTCGTACCTGTTGCCAAACCTGCGCTGCACCAGTCAAAACTGGCTGAACTAGCGGTGCGCCATGCTATTGCCGAAGAGGGCGGAGGGCCGGAGCGACGCGAGCGCGAACGCAAGTCAGGCAAGCTCTCTGCGCGGGAGCGTGTGGAGTTTCTTTTAGACGAGGGCACGTTCGAAGAGACCGACAAGTTCGTCACCCATCGTGCGACCGACTTTGGCATGGATACGCAGCGCGTTCCCGGCGACGGCTTCATCACTGGCTATGGACGGGTGCAGGGGCGCGTGGTGTTCGTCTTCGCGCAGGACTTCACCGTCTTTGGTGGCTCGCTGTCGGAGGCGAACGCCGCGAAGATCGTCAAGATCATGGACATGGCCATGAAGGTAGGCGCGCCGATTGTGGGGCTGAACGACTCCGGCGGCGCGCGCATTCAGGAAGGAGTCGTCTCGCTGGCAGGCTACACGGACATCTTTCTGCGCAATACGCTGGCGAGCGGTGTGGTGCCGCAGATCTCAGCCATCCTCGGGCCGTGCGCAGGGGGAGCGGTGTATTCGCCTGCGATCACGGACTTCACCTTGATGACGGAGAAGACGAGCTACATGTTCGTCACCGGGCCGGACGTCATCAAGACCGTAACCCATGAAGACGTGACCAAAGACGCGCTGGGTGGCGCGGTGACGCACAATGAGATTTCGGGCGTGGCGCACTTCATGGCGCACGACGATCAGGAGTGCCTCGCGATGGTGCGCGAGTTGCTGGGTTTTCTGCCGTCGAACAATCTCGACGATCCCCCGCGCAAAGCCACGCAGGACGATCCTGCACGCGCCGATGCTGCGCTCGACAGCATTATTCCGGAGGAAAGCAATCAGCCTTATGACATGGTCGATGTCATCTCGCGCGTGGTCGATGATGGCTACTTCTTTCAGGTGCAGGAGCACTTTGCGCGAAACATCGTCGTCGGCTTCGCTCGCATGGCTGGGCGGCCAGTAGGCATTGTCGCCAATCAACCTGCGTTTCTTGCCGGTGTGCTCGACATCAACGCCAGCGTGAAAGGCGCGCGCTTTGTGCGATTCTGCGATGCCTTCAACATTCCGCTGATTACGTTTGAAGATGTGCCGGGCTTCATGCCGGGCATTCAGCAGGAGCATGGCGGCATCATTCGCCATGGCGCGAAGCTGCTCTACGCTTTTGCCGAGGCGACGGTGCCCAAGCTGACGGTGATCACGCGCAAGGCCTATGGCGGGGCGTATTGCGTGATGAGCTCCAAGCATCTTCGCACCGATCTGAACCTTGCGTGGCCGACGGCGGAGATCGCGGTGATGGGGCCGGAAGGCGCGGTGAACATCGTCTACAAGCGCGAGCTGGACGCTGTGCTGCGCCGCGCCGAGGCCATCATGCCGCAGGGCGTCTCCCTCAGCGAGGAGCAGAAACTGGAAGTTCTCGCCGAGGCGCGCAAAGAGAAGGTAGAGGAGTTCCGCGAACGGTTTGCCAACCCTTATGTCGCGGCGGAGCGCGGATATATCGATGCCGTGATTCGTCCCAGCGAGACGCGGCGGCGGCTGAACTCCGCGCTTGATATGCTGGCGACGAAACGGGACAAAAATCCTGCGAAAAAACACGGGAACATACCGCTGTGA